One Proteinivorax tanatarense DNA segment encodes these proteins:
- a CDS encoding helix-turn-helix transcriptional regulator, whose protein sequence is MSNKAGQLNNRISVFRAEKKMTQQCLALKVGVSRQTISSLEKGKYTPSLVLAFEIAHAFGVDINKVFQYKI, encoded by the coding sequence ATGAGCAATAAAGCTGGACAGCTGAATAATAGAATAAGTGTTTTTAGAGCGGAAAAAAAAATGACGCAGCAGTGTTTAGCACTAAAAGTTGGAGTGAGTCGACAGACTATTAGTTCTTTAGAAAAAGGTAAATACACACCGTCTTTAGTGTTAGCTTTTGAGATTGCCCATGCTTTTGGTGTAGACATAAATAAGGTTTTTCAATATAAAATTTAA